From a single Streptomyces liliifuscus genomic region:
- a CDS encoding carbohydrate ABC transporter permease, whose amino-acid sequence MAGLTRTPDASRAPTGARDTVTRVASTRDSSKPPFWTNRRRDVLAGYLFIAPQLAGVVLFVLIPVGLAIWYSLSDWNVFTGEQTFVGVDNYAALAADSQLPSVLWATAVFCAGVVILNIGLGLLLAVLLNRRFRGATFFRTLFFSPVVVSVVAWTLVWGFLLQDNGGVNGLLGAIGITGPNWLQHGDTAMVSVIITQVIRSVGVNMVLFLAALQGVPSHLYEAARIDGAGSRVMFTRITLPLISPTVLLTSIITIVGALQSFAQIAVLTSGGPELSTTVLVYYVFQQAFEFNDIGYGSTLALMLLSFVMLLTLLQWQLRRKWVFHEQ is encoded by the coding sequence ATGGCCGGCCTCACGAGGACACCGGACGCTTCCCGCGCGCCGACCGGAGCCCGGGACACCGTCACCCGGGTCGCCTCCACCCGGGACAGCTCCAAACCACCGTTCTGGACGAACCGCCGCAGAGATGTGCTCGCCGGCTATCTCTTCATCGCTCCGCAGCTCGCCGGGGTCGTGCTGTTCGTGCTGATCCCGGTCGGTCTGGCGATCTGGTACAGCCTGAGCGACTGGAACGTCTTCACCGGCGAGCAGACCTTCGTCGGAGTCGACAACTACGCCGCCCTGGCCGCGGATTCGCAACTCCCATCGGTGCTGTGGGCGACCGCCGTCTTCTGCGCCGGAGTCGTGATCCTCAACATCGGCCTGGGGCTGCTGCTCGCCGTACTCCTGAATCGGCGGTTCCGCGGAGCGACGTTCTTCCGCACCCTGTTCTTCTCCCCGGTCGTCGTCTCCGTGGTGGCGTGGACCCTGGTCTGGGGCTTCCTGCTGCAGGACAACGGCGGAGTCAACGGTCTTCTCGGCGCGATCGGCATCACGGGGCCGAACTGGCTGCAGCACGGCGACACCGCGATGGTGTCGGTGATCATCACCCAGGTGATCCGCAGCGTCGGCGTCAACATGGTGCTCTTCCTGGCCGCCCTGCAGGGCGTGCCGTCGCACCTGTACGAAGCCGCCCGGATCGACGGCGCGGGAAGCAGGGTGATGTTCACCCGCATCACCCTGCCGCTAATCTCACCCACCGTGCTGCTGACCTCGATCATCACCATCGTCGGGGCCTTGCAGTCGTTCGCGCAGATCGCCGTACTGACCAGTGGCGGCCCGGAGTTGAGCACCACGGTGCTCGTGTACTACGTCTTCCAGCAGGCCTTCGAGTTCAACGACATCGGCTACGGCTCGACGCTGGCCCTGATGCTGCTGTCCTTCGTCATGCTGCTGACCCTGCTGCAATGGCAGCTGCGCCGGAAGTGGGTGTTCCATGAGCAGTAG
- a CDS encoding carbohydrate ABC transporter permease has translation MSSRSKSLLRRALLVTALGVLAIPFVVPTIWMVAASVKPLPEIFKSPPSLWTPDPTLSAYSEAFSFQPFARQYANSVYIAVLVTVITLLVSSLAGYAFARIRFPGANALFLVVLAGLLVPSEVTIVPLFQMFKRAGMINTHWPLILVTALAGPCVLATFIMRQFFIALPAELEEAGRLDGLGRPALWWRIFLPLAKPALSAVAILTFLTSWNLYLEPTVYLTSPELFTLPQALTRFTDAYGGDMWNTQLAAATMTVLPVLIVFVVAQRHFVEGLAHSGLK, from the coding sequence ATGAGCAGTAGGTCGAAATCCCTCCTGCGACGAGCACTCCTGGTGACGGCGCTCGGCGTACTGGCCATCCCGTTCGTGGTGCCGACCATCTGGATGGTGGCGGCTTCGGTGAAGCCGCTGCCCGAGATCTTCAAGTCCCCGCCGTCACTGTGGACCCCCGACCCCACACTGTCCGCCTACAGCGAGGCGTTCAGCTTCCAGCCCTTCGCCCGGCAGTACGCGAACAGCGTGTACATCGCCGTCCTGGTCACCGTGATCACCCTGCTGGTCTCCAGCCTCGCCGGGTACGCCTTCGCCCGGATCCGCTTTCCCGGCGCGAACGCCCTCTTCCTGGTGGTGCTGGCCGGCCTCCTGGTGCCCAGCGAGGTGACGATCGTCCCCCTGTTCCAGATGTTCAAACGAGCCGGGATGATCAACACTCACTGGCCGCTGATCCTGGTCACCGCGCTGGCCGGACCCTGCGTCCTGGCCACCTTCATCATGCGGCAGTTCTTCATCGCCCTCCCGGCCGAGCTGGAGGAGGCGGGCCGGCTGGACGGCCTCGGCCGCCCCGCGCTCTGGTGGCGGATCTTCCTGCCGCTGGCCAAACCGGCGTTGTCCGCGGTCGCGATCCTGACCTTCCTCACCTCGTGGAACCTCTACCTGGAACCCACCGTCTACCTCACCTCGCCGGAGCTGTTCACGCTGCCGCAGGCACTCACCCGATTCACCGACGCCTACGGGGGCGACATGTGGAACACCCAACTGGCGGCCGCCACCATGACCGTCCTGCCGGTCCTGATCGTCTTCGTCGTCGCCCAGCGCCACTTCGTCGAGGGCCTGGCCCACTCGGGCCTCAAGTGA
- a CDS encoding DUF3592 domain-containing protein: protein MGLQGYLALWCGAFGTAALVGYGRSLAGMTPAQRAVRVMGRIERVREPRHGSSQRDGIPVVVSFQDPSTGQEFTVTNDGDHGERISVAWTGREIGVRYPRGRPHAFQFVGDLWAGRRGLGWPNFAVFLIYVGLVVFAAIDWSWPWALIGFGVPWTMSGVFHMPQNARVAGRRIEALTSQPPVQGRVIAVLTDTGTDSDGHTSTSHTPVIAFTTHEGTNVTAYCADELPDPPNSYGRDVTIHYTPDDPAVFTPNLRAEHRSRSLDTAFGVVALLIGVAAVVVGAVLL, encoded by the coding sequence ATGGGCCTGCAGGGTTATCTGGCGCTGTGGTGCGGGGCGTTCGGCACCGCAGCGCTGGTGGGGTACGGCCGGTCGCTGGCAGGGATGACCCCGGCCCAGCGGGCGGTCCGGGTCATGGGACGGATCGAGCGGGTGCGCGAGCCCAGGCACGGAAGCTCGCAGCGCGACGGGATACCCGTGGTCGTCTCCTTCCAGGACCCGTCCACCGGGCAGGAGTTCACCGTGACGAACGACGGTGACCACGGGGAGAGGATCTCGGTTGCCTGGACGGGCCGGGAGATCGGCGTCCGCTATCCGCGCGGGAGACCGCACGCCTTCCAGTTCGTCGGTGACCTCTGGGCGGGCCGACGCGGGCTCGGGTGGCCCAACTTCGCGGTGTTCCTGATCTACGTCGGTCTGGTGGTCTTCGCCGCGATCGACTGGAGTTGGCCGTGGGCCCTGATCGGCTTCGGCGTGCCCTGGACCATGTCCGGCGTGTTCCACATGCCCCAGAACGCACGCGTGGCGGGCCGCCGTATCGAGGCGCTGACCTCCCAACCCCCTGTTCAGGGCCGTGTCATCGCCGTGCTCACGGACACCGGCACCGACAGCGACGGCCACACCTCCACCAGCCACACCCCGGTCATCGCCTTCACCACCCACGAGGGCACGAACGTCACCGCCTACTGCGCCGACGAACTGCCGGACCCGCCGAACTCGTACGGCCGGGACGTCACGATCCACTACACGCCCGACGACCCCGCCGTCTTCACCCCGAACCTCAGGGCAGAACACCGTTCCCGCTCACTCGACACGGCCTTCGGTGTCGTGGCGCTGCTCATCGGAGTGGCGGCGGTCGTCGTGGGTGCGGTGCTGTTGTGA
- a CDS encoding zinc-ribbon domain-containing protein has protein sequence MIIFGTKGYLYQLAILTLVCGHCGNPSAHTLRKRVTKFTLFFVPLFPFSTKYQTQCTFCGAEQKVTKEQAEQLQAQAAGGQGGQPYGQPQQQPYQS, from the coding sequence ATGATCATCTTTGGTACCAAGGGATATCTGTACCAGCTCGCCATACTGACGCTGGTGTGCGGGCACTGCGGGAATCCCTCCGCGCACACGCTCAGGAAGCGCGTCACGAAGTTCACGCTGTTCTTCGTGCCGCTGTTCCCGTTCTCGACGAAGTACCAGACGCAGTGCACCTTCTGCGGTGCGGAGCAGAAGGTGACCAAGGAGCAGGCGGAGCAGCTGCAGGCTCAGGCCGCGGGCGGCCAGGGCGGTCAGCCGTACGGGCAGCCGCAGCAGCAGCCGTACCAGTCCTGA
- a CDS encoding VOC family protein, whose translation MAVDLFAGIPVSDYARALDWYERLFGTPPTYVASDTEAVWELAEHRSVAVEQRPEHAGHALHTVFVDDFDARVAGMAERGIEPTKRETYGNGVRKATYRDPEGNEIGFGGAPV comes from the coding sequence ATGGCCGTCGACCTGTTTGCAGGGATTCCCGTCAGTGACTACGCGAGGGCGCTGGACTGGTACGAGCGGTTGTTCGGGACTCCGCCGACGTACGTTGCGAGTGACACCGAGGCTGTGTGGGAGCTCGCGGAGCATCGTTCGGTGGCCGTCGAGCAGCGGCCCGAGCATGCGGGGCATGCCCTTCACACCGTCTTCGTCGATGACTTCGACGCCCGTGTGGCCGGGATGGCCGAGCGGGGAATCGAGCCGACGAAGCGGGAGACGTACGGCAACGGTGTGCGCAAGGCTACGTATCGCGATCCCGAGGGGAACGAGATCGGGTTCGGCGGGGCTCCGGTCTGA
- a CDS encoding endonuclease/exonuclease/phosphatase family protein: MAFHSVVPNAVGRLGSLLETFLPWLGLAVPLLLVLALLRRSAVALVALLLPVAVWGNLFGGMVLADEDRGAHDIMAVQHNVSDENSDPEGTASALIEAAPDVVALEELTPSALSVYESVLGADYPHHAVEGTVGLWSKYPLSDVRPVDIKPKDIPEGWNRGLRTTARTPQGDIAVYVAHLPSVRIRWNGLSSGWRDESAGLLGDAIAAEELDKVILLGDLNSTVDDRGLDPVTERMDSTGRNFAFSWPATLPVSRIDHVMTRSMAVTDIRTLPATGSDHLPIAAGIRFEP, from the coding sequence ATGGCGTTCCACTCCGTCGTGCCCAACGCGGTGGGTCGCCTCGGCAGCCTGCTGGAGACGTTTCTGCCCTGGCTCGGCCTGGCCGTTCCGTTGCTGCTCGTCCTGGCACTGCTGCGCCGCTCGGCCGTCGCGCTGGTGGCCCTGCTGTTGCCCGTGGCGGTCTGGGGGAACCTCTTCGGCGGGATGGTGCTGGCGGACGAAGACCGTGGCGCGCACGACATCATGGCCGTCCAGCACAACGTCAGCGACGAGAACAGCGATCCCGAGGGCACCGCGAGTGCCCTGATCGAGGCCGCACCGGATGTCGTCGCTCTGGAGGAGCTCACGCCCTCCGCACTGTCGGTCTACGAATCGGTCCTGGGGGCGGACTACCCCCACCACGCGGTCGAAGGAACCGTCGGACTCTGGTCGAAGTACCCGCTGTCGGACGTCCGGCCGGTGGACATCAAACCGAAGGACATCCCGGAGGGCTGGAACCGCGGCCTGCGGACCACGGCGCGCACGCCACAGGGCGATATCGCGGTGTACGTCGCCCACTTGCCCTCGGTCCGCATCCGATGGAACGGCCTGAGTTCCGGTTGGCGGGACGAGAGCGCCGGCCTGCTGGGTGACGCCATCGCCGCCGAGGAGCTGGACAAGGTGATCCTGCTGGGCGACCTCAACAGCACGGTGGACGACCGCGGGCTGGACCCGGTCACCGAGCGGATGGACTCGACAGGGCGAAACTTCGCCTTCAGTTGGCCCGCGACCCTGCCCGTCTCCCGGATCGACCACGTCATGACCCGCTCGATGGCGGTCACCGACATCCGCACCCTGCCCGCCACCGGCAGCGACCACCTCCCGATCGCCGCCGGCATCAGGTTCGAGCCCTGA
- a CDS encoding pyridoxamine 5'-phosphate oxidase family protein, translating into MAFSGSPAEVAHGIVDANRYMVLATADNAGTPWSSPVYFAHRGYREFLWVSSPQATHSRNIAVRPQVGIVVFDSSVAIGTGQGVYMSAVAAAVDAADAEDVLAVFSRRSVTHGGRVWTVEDIADAQGVSGLALYRAVADEHSMLAKDGQPDHRVPVRLTD; encoded by the coding sequence ATGGCGTTCAGCGGATCACCGGCCGAGGTCGCACACGGCATCGTCGACGCGAACAGGTACATGGTGCTCGCCACCGCCGACAACGCCGGAACGCCATGGAGTTCCCCGGTGTACTTCGCCCACCGGGGATACCGCGAGTTCCTCTGGGTCTCCTCGCCGCAGGCCACCCACTCGCGCAACATCGCCGTACGCCCTCAGGTGGGCATCGTGGTCTTCGACTCGTCGGTGGCGATCGGTACCGGACAGGGCGTGTACATGTCGGCCGTCGCTGCCGCGGTGGACGCCGCGGATGCGGAGGACGTGCTGGCGGTCTTCTCGCGCCGGTCGGTCACTCATGGCGGCCGGGTGTGGACGGTCGAGGACATCGCAGACGCTCAAGGCGTCTCCGGTCTGGCCCTCTACCGCGCGGTTGCCGACGAGCATTCGATGCTCGCCAAGGACGGACAGCCGGACCATCGCGTGCCCGTCCGACTCACCGACTGA
- the ligA gene encoding NAD-dependent DNA ligase LigA encodes MTTPAAVIVDAAAYAQAVEDAVKASAAYYAGGTSVLDDDSYDRLVRGIAAWEAEHPDEVLPDSPSGKVAGGAVEGDVPHTVAMLSLDNVFSAEDFTAWTASLARRIGHEVEQFSVEPKLDGLAIAARYTRGRLDRLITRGDGTAGEDVSHAIGTIEGLPQELAEPVNVEVRGEILMTTAQFEHANEVRTAHGGQPFANPRGASAGTLRAKERAYTVPMTFFGYGLLPLADTEAELAERLGGSAHSDLMVRAAQLGVNTTATTAVPGVTAETAEQVLDRVREIAALRAELPFGIDGIVIKADLAADQQAAGSGSRAPRWAIAYKLPAVEKITRLLEVEWNVGRTGIIAPRAVLEPVEIDGATITYATLHNPADITRRDLRLGDHVMVHRAGDVIPRIEAPVAHLRTGAEQPIVFPEVCPRCGAGIDTSEQRWRCENGRNCHLVAALSYAAGRDQLDIEGLGHTRVVQLVEAGLVKDLADLFSLTRDQLLGLERMGETSTDNLLAGLDTAKGRPLSRVLCALGVRGTGRSMSRRIARYFATMDLIRAADAETMQQVEGIGTEKAPSIVAELAELAPLIDKLAAVGVNMTEPGATPPQPAAESGEDDSEGSVEAKGGESSSTTEAAAGPLAGMTVVVTGAMTGPLEKLSRNQMNELIERAGGRSSSSVSKKTTMVVAGEGAGSKRAKAESLGVRLATPDEFAALVADFVD; translated from the coding sequence ATGACAACACCAGCTGCAGTGATCGTGGATGCCGCCGCCTACGCGCAGGCGGTCGAGGACGCGGTGAAGGCTTCGGCCGCCTACTACGCGGGCGGCACCTCGGTGCTGGACGACGACTCCTACGACCGGTTGGTGCGCGGTATCGCGGCGTGGGAGGCCGAGCATCCCGACGAGGTGCTGCCCGATTCCCCGAGCGGGAAGGTCGCCGGGGGCGCGGTGGAGGGGGATGTGCCGCACACGGTGGCGATGCTGAGCCTGGACAACGTGTTCTCGGCCGAGGATTTCACCGCCTGGACCGCGTCACTGGCCCGGCGCATCGGCCACGAGGTGGAGCAGTTCAGTGTTGAGCCGAAGCTGGACGGTCTGGCGATCGCGGCCCGCTACACACGCGGGCGTCTTGACCGGTTGATCACCCGGGGCGACGGGACGGCCGGGGAGGACGTGTCGCACGCGATCGGCACCATCGAGGGCCTGCCGCAGGAGCTGGCCGAGCCGGTGAATGTGGAAGTACGCGGCGAAATCCTCATGACCACCGCCCAGTTCGAGCACGCCAACGAGGTGCGCACCGCGCACGGCGGGCAGCCGTTCGCGAACCCGCGCGGCGCCTCGGCGGGCACGCTGCGGGCCAAGGAGCGCGCCTATACGGTGCCGATGACGTTCTTCGGCTACGGCCTGCTGCCCCTTGCCGACACCGAGGCGGAGCTCGCGGAGCGGCTGGGCGGGAGCGCGCACAGCGACCTCATGGTGCGGGCCGCCCAACTCGGGGTGAACACCACCGCCACCACTGCCGTGCCCGGCGTCACCGCGGAAACGGCCGAGCAGGTGCTGGACCGGGTGCGCGAGATCGCCGCGCTGCGGGCCGAGTTGCCGTTCGGGATCGACGGCATCGTCATCAAGGCGGACCTGGCCGCCGACCAGCAGGCCGCCGGTTCCGGTTCGCGCGCCCCGCGCTGGGCGATCGCCTACAAACTGCCCGCCGTGGAGAAGATCACCCGGCTGCTTGAGGTGGAGTGGAACGTCGGCCGCACCGGCATCATCGCCCCGCGCGCGGTGCTGGAACCGGTGGAGATCGACGGCGCCACCATCACGTATGCCACACTCCACAATCCGGCCGACATCACCCGCCGCGATCTGCGCCTGGGCGACCACGTCATGGTTCACCGCGCCGGTGACGTCATCCCACGTATCGAGGCCCCCGTCGCCCATCTGCGCACCGGTGCCGAACAGCCCATCGTCTTCCCCGAGGTGTGTCCGCGCTGCGGGGCCGGCATCGACACCAGTGAGCAGCGCTGGCGCTGTGAGAACGGCCGCAACTGTCACCTGGTCGCCGCCCTCTCGTACGCCGCAGGGCGCGACCAGCTCGACATCGAGGGCCTGGGCCACACGCGTGTCGTCCAGCTCGTCGAGGCCGGCCTGGTCAAGGATCTCGCCGACCTGTTCTCCCTCACCCGCGACCAGCTGCTGGGTCTGGAGCGGATGGGCGAGACCAGCACCGACAACCTCCTCGCCGGGCTCGACACGGCGAAGGGGAGACCGCTGTCGCGGGTGCTGTGCGCGCTCGGGGTCCGCGGCACCGGCCGGTCCATGTCCCGGCGTATCGCCCGGTACTTCGCCACGATGGACCTCATTCGCGCCGCCGACGCCGAAACGATGCAGCAGGTCGAGGGCATCGGCACCGAGAAAGCCCCGTCGATCGTCGCCGAACTGGCCGAACTGGCCCCGCTGATCGACAAACTCGCCGCGGTCGGGGTGAACATGACCGAGCCCGGCGCGACCCCGCCCCAGCCGGCCGCGGAGAGCGGCGAGGACGACAGCGAGGGGAGCGTCGAGGCGAAGGGCGGGGAGAGCAGCAGTACGACCGAGGCGGCGGCCGGTCCGCTCGCGGGGATGACCGTGGTCGTCACCGGTGCGATGACCGGGCCGCTGGAGAAGCTGAGCCGCAACCAGATGAACGAGCTCATCGAACGCGCCGGGGGCCGCTCCTCCTCCAGCGTCTCCAAGAAGACCACTATGGTCGTCGCCGGTGAGGGCGCCGGATCCAAGCGTGCCAAGGCCGAATCTCTCGGCGTCCGGCTGGCCACGCCCGACGAGTTCGCCGCGCTCGTCGCCGACTTCGTCGACTGA
- a CDS encoding sigma-70 family RNA polymerase sigma factor, producing MRLARYPGWHNDGASAPRHRRPGGIVVPQQTDTDSGFAELLEPYRRELQVHCYRMTGSYDEAEDLVQETFLKAWRSREAYEGRASVRTWLYRIATNTCLDHLRRHRRTPHPYERLPGMEHGKGEPPTRIEWLQPYPDDLLADIPAEEAGPESQALSRETVELVFLAALQHLPPRQRAVLILRDVVGLPATETAGLLELSTASVNSALQRARPALREHLPAGRRTEWAPAAAPTREEREVVERYRDAAERLDLSAMAELLTADAKLTMPPNPFWFVGREAILAFIGQALDPASPMYFGQWRHLPTWANGLPAVGGYVQRPGTTVYRAQNLDVLRIEDGRIAEITTFEPHLLPAFGLPLKISEQER from the coding sequence ATCCGCCTCGCGCGGTATCCCGGCTGGCACAATGACGGCGCATCAGCCCCGAGACACCGCCGCCCGGGAGGCATCGTCGTGCCGCAGCAGACCGACACCGACTCGGGCTTCGCCGAGCTCCTGGAGCCGTACCGCCGCGAACTGCAGGTGCACTGCTACCGCATGACCGGTTCGTACGACGAGGCCGAGGACCTGGTCCAGGAGACGTTCCTGAAGGCCTGGCGGAGCCGGGAGGCGTACGAGGGCCGGGCGAGCGTACGCACCTGGCTGTACCGCATCGCCACCAACACGTGCCTGGACCACCTGCGCCGCCACCGGCGCACCCCGCACCCGTACGAGCGGCTGCCCGGCATGGAACACGGCAAGGGCGAGCCGCCGACACGGATCGAGTGGCTGCAGCCGTACCCCGACGACCTGCTCGCCGACATTCCGGCCGAGGAGGCGGGCCCCGAGTCGCAGGCGCTGTCGCGGGAGACGGTCGAACTGGTCTTCCTCGCCGCGCTGCAGCATCTGCCGCCGAGGCAGCGGGCGGTACTGATCCTGCGGGACGTGGTGGGCCTGCCGGCCACGGAGACCGCCGGGCTGCTGGAGCTGTCCACCGCCTCCGTCAACAGCGCCCTGCAACGTGCCCGGCCCGCACTGCGCGAGCACCTCCCCGCGGGCCGCCGCACGGAATGGGCTCCTGCGGCCGCGCCGACGCGGGAGGAGCGCGAGGTGGTCGAGCGCTACCGGGACGCGGCCGAGCGGCTCGATCTGTCCGCGATGGCGGAGCTGCTGACCGCCGACGCCAAGCTCACCATGCCGCCGAACCCGTTCTGGTTCGTCGGACGCGAGGCGATTCTCGCCTTCATCGGCCAGGCTCTGGACCCGGCCTCCCCGATGTACTTCGGCCAGTGGCGGCACCTGCCGACCTGGGCGAACGGGCTGCCGGCGGTGGGCGGTTACGTCCAGCGGCCGGGGACGACCGTCTACCGCGCCCAGAACCTGGACGTCCTGCGTATCGAGGACGGCCGCATCGCGGAGATCACCACGTTCGAGCCGCACCTGCTGCCGGCCTTCGGGCTGCCGCTGAAAATTTCCGAACAGGAGCGATGA